A single Nicotiana tabacum cultivar K326 chromosome 5, ASM71507v2, whole genome shotgun sequence DNA region contains:
- the LOC107814988 gene encoding uncharacterized protein LOC107814988, which yields MNKPEEGNTACHRREHEAYYSWKKKNSIPRITLLSTLDDDILREFKDHQRVMDLWIALRKRFDSGAMDHIAWERSAFVEFWQVPRGVKWIYVSNNNKVVVEGIGTCKLVMCGGRDLILHDVLFAPIIRRNVISVLVFLKLRFNLFCHGNFAKLTFGFVTGGLIIMDLDYDSFNNNASFSMFVSSHKYDSDVNIWHARLVHIGQQRMQRELNQLNLLAMANGEENSTGTSTAMTIDHHHPLYLQPCDTPGSSLISIQLTGSENYALWSRSMKIGLIGKSKLGFVDGRCTKDKFDRSLHELWEKCNAIVLSWIMNAFLMGLNEIYSQPRSQILMMSLVPTVNKAYSMIVSEESQRALGKFTQSIDIGDGTTFFTNKGMNSGNNYNPRRGNLFCDYCNYKGHTRGTCFKLHGYPVDFKMRKKTTGFPQRPMANATIQEEQQSMTKQVTNTTTQEAQQVINTFAANVAQGGRPIMFTQEQYDQILKQISTGTGENASFAGTSKTFVTNEKVKDENWTVDSSATNHMVHTRELLDKINTNILGNAPKVYVLDGTSLDVECTGESRIGENNIVKNVLYVPNFKYNLLSVSKLTRVLRYFISFYPDFWIMQDLHSGTVKGIGKELEGLYNFQHQKHEAKAANTQFAVTVKVIRSDNGSEFFNSKCHSLFQSYGMIHQSSRFHTPQQNGVVEKKQRHILEVARTIRLQGYLPLKFWGECVHATIYVINRLHLSVLLGKSSFEMLYGRVPSLQHLRTIGCLCFAKVVGEKDKFAAKSVGAVLMGYSLSQKGYKLYTILTNSFFVSRDVKFMEHIFPFQVLKEGKLQFFPNGVLHYPVTTDAIPMQINTQNDDASLSAMPPVADNHTADTQPSSPLPLFSEDTPAQQSPLSEQDTPIPMGPPLRKSGRTTKELVWLQDYVCNGFSVKYQSYLSKITGIRETLSYEEAASDPKWLDAMYQELNALKDNKTWTLVDLPAGKTPIECK from the exons ATGAATAAGCCTGAGGAAGGCAACACTGCTTGTCATAGGCGTGAACATGAAGCCTATTACAGTTGGAAGAAAAAGAACTCCATTCCTCGCATTACATTGTTGAGCACCTTGGATGATGACATCCTAAGAGAGTTTAAGGATCACCAAAGAGTTATGGATCTTTGGATTGCTTTGAGGAAAAGGTTTG ACTCAGGAGCAATGGACCACATAGCCTGGGAACGCAGTGCCTTTGTTGAATTTTGGCAAGTTCCACGTGGAGTAAAATGGATATATGTGAGCAACAAcaataaagttgttgttgaagggATCGGTACATGCAAGTTAGTCATGTGTGGTGGTCGAGACCTAATACTACATGATGTTCTCTTTGCACCAATAATTCGCCGGAATGttatttcagttttagtttttcttaagcTAAGATTTAACTTGTTTTGTCATGGAAATTTTGCCAAGTTGACTTTTGGTTTTGTGACTGGAGGTTTAATTATTATGGATTTGGATTATGATTCATTTAATAATAATGCTAGTTTTTCAATGTTTGTTTCTTCACATAAATATGACAGTGATGTAAACATATGGCATGCTAGACTTGTTCATATTGGCCAACAAAGAATGCAAAG AGAGTTGAATCAACTGAATCTGTTGGCAATGGCGAATGGAGAAGAAAATTCAACTGGAACAAGCACAGCAATGACCATAGATCATCATCACCCATTGTATTTACAGCCCTGTGATACTCCAGGTAGTTCCCTGATCTCTATTCAACTAACTGGATCTGAAAACTATGCATTGTGGAGTAGATCTATGAAAATAGGTCTAATTGGTAAAAGTAAGCTAGGATTTGTTGATGGACGATGTACTAAGGATAAGTTTGATCGATCCTTGCATGAGCTTTGGGAGAAGTGTAATGCAATAGTTCTGTCATGGATTATGAATGCT TTTCTTATGGGGCTAAATGAAATATATAGCCAACCTAGGAGTCAGATATTGATGATGAGCCTTGTTCCTACAGTTAATAAAGCATATTCCATGATAGTCTCTGAAGAAAGCCAAAGAGCTTTGGGAAAGTTCACTCAGTCTATAGACATTGGAGATGGAACAACATTTTTCACCAACAAAGGCATGAATTCAGGGAACAATTATAATCCCAGAAGAGGAAATCTATTCTGTGATTATTGCAACTATAAAGGACACACAAGAGGCACTTGCTTCAAACTGCATGGATATCCAGTTGATTTCAAAATGAGGAAGAAGACAACAGGCTTTCCTCAAAGACCTATGGCCAATGCAACCATACAGGAAGAACAACAATCAATGACAAAGCAGGTGACCAATACAACTACACAGGAGGCACAACAAGTGATCAACACATTTGCTGCAAATGTAGCACAAGGAGGAAGGCCAATCATGTTTACTCAAGAGCAATATGATCAAATATTGAAGCAGATTAGTACAGGGACAGGTGAAAATGCAAGCTTTGCAGGTACATCTAAGACCTTTGTTACAAATGAAAAGGTTAAAGATGAGAATTGGACAGTGGACTCTAGTGCAACCAACCACATGGTTCACACCAGAGAGCTACTTGACAAGATAAACACAAATATCCTAGGCAATGCACCAAAGGTATATGTACTTGATGGAACTTCACTTGATGTTGAATGTACCGGAGAGAGTAGAATTGGTGAAAACAATATTGTTAAGAATGTTTTGTATGTTCCAAATTTTAAATATAACCTCTTGTCTGTGTCCAAGCTTACAAGGGTCTTAAGATATTTTATATCCTTTTATCCTGACTTCTGGATAATGCAAGACCTTCACAGTGGGACGGTGAAGGGGATTGGTAAGGAATTAGAAGGGTTGTACAACTTCCAGCATCAGAAACATGAAGCCAAGGCTGCAAAT ACTCAATTTGCTGTGACTGTGAAAGTAATAAGAAGTGACAATGGATCTGAGTTTTTCAATTCTAAATGCCACAGTTTGTTTCAATCTTATGGAATGATTCACCAGAGTTCACGTTTTCACACCccacaacaaaatggggtagtgGAAAAGAAACAAAGACACATACTGGAAGTGGCTAGGACCATCAGGTTGCAGGGTTATTTGCCTCTAAAATTTTGGGGAGAATGTGTACATGCAACCATTTATGTCATAAATAGGTTGCATCTATCAGTGTTGTTAGGAAAATCATCTTTTGAGATGTTGTATGGAAGAGTACCATCTTTACAGCACTTGAGAACCATAGGGTGTCTATGCTTTGCTAAGGTTGTGGGagaaaaagataaatttgcaGCCAAATCAGTTGGAGCTGTGTTGATGGGATATTCATTGTCCCAGAAGGGATACAAACTGTATACTATTTTAACTAACTCTTTCTTTGTAAGCAGGGATGTCAAATTTATGGAGCATATCTTTCCATTTCAAGTACTTAAGGAAGGAAAGTTGCAGTTTTTTCCTAATGGTGTATTGCACTATCCAGTCACTACTGACGCTATTCCTATGCAGATCAACACACAAAATGATGATGCATCCCTTTCAGCAATGCCACCTGTTGCAGACAACCACACTGCTGATACACAACCTTCATCACCACTTCCTTTATTCTCTGAAGACACTCCAGCTCAGCAGTCACCTCTTTCAGAACAGGATACACCTATTCCTATGGGTCCCCCATTAAGGAAGTCAGGCAGGACCACTAAGGAGCTTGTATGGCTGCAAGATTATGTCTGCAACG GTTTCTCAGTCAAGTATCAGTCTTATTTGTCCAAAATCACCGGCATTAGAGAGACTTTGAGTTATGAGGAGGCTGCATCAGATCCCAAATGGCTTGATGCTATGTATCAGGAGTTGAATGCACTCAAGGACAACAAGACTTGGACTCTGGTAGATTTGCCAGCAGGGAAGACTCCTATTGAATGCAAGTGA